A genomic stretch from Leptotrichia sp. HSP-536 includes:
- a CDS encoding RNA-binding S4 domain-containing protein: protein MRLDKFLKVTRIIKRRTVAKELADNGNIVVNGDVKKSSYDVKKGDIFEIKYFNKNIKVKVLDLPPESLKKEFIDDYIKII from the coding sequence ATGCGTTTAGATAAATTTTTAAAAGTAACAAGAATTATAAAAAGAAGAACTGTGGCAAAAGAGCTCGCAGATAATGGAAATATCGTTGTAAACGGAGATGTAAAGAAATCTTCTTATGATGTGAAAAAAGGAGATATTTTTGAAATAAAATATTTTAACAAGAATATAAAAGTAAAAGTTTTGGATTTGCCGCCTGAAAGTTTAAAAAAAGAATTTATTGATGATTATATCAAAATAATTTAA